The Flavobacterium commune genome contains a region encoding:
- a CDS encoding porin family protein: MKRLFLAAMICFSFVSFTKAQSLSPSMGIKGGVNFTNLYTEDVDDNNILTSFNAGLYANLPVSSAVSIQPELNYSRKGSELIYDNAFATGTTRLKLNYLEMPVLLKLNVTPNFNVHFGPYAAYLIDGNATNESNTGVFDFEENISNDDLNKWDYGLAAGIGFDFASTSLGIRYNYGLQTIGKERNFGGNTYTFPDSKNSALSLYIGFKL, encoded by the coding sequence ATGAAAAGATTATTTTTAGCAGCAATGATTTGCTTTTCATTTGTAAGTTTTACTAAAGCACAATCACTGAGTCCTTCAATGGGAATTAAAGGAGGTGTTAATTTTACCAATCTCTACACCGAAGATGTTGATGACAATAATATACTAACCAGTTTCAATGCCGGTTTGTATGCCAACTTACCTGTTTCGTCAGCAGTATCCATTCAACCTGAGCTTAACTATTCCCGTAAAGGATCAGAACTAATTTATGATAATGCCTTTGCTACAGGAACAACAAGGCTAAAACTAAATTATTTAGAAATGCCAGTGCTCTTGAAATTAAATGTTACACCTAACTTTAATGTTCATTTTGGTCCTTATGCCGCCTATTTAATAGATGGAAATGCAACAAATGAAAGTAATACTGGTGTTTTTGATTTTGAAGAAAACATAAGTAACGATGACTTAAACAAATGGGATTATGGTTTAGCAGCCGGAATTGGCTTTGATTTTGCCTCAACTTCATTAGGAATTCGCTACAATTATGGATTACAAACCATCGGAAAAGAACGCAATTTTGGAGGAAACACCTATACTTTTCCTGACTCAAAAAACAGTGCTTTGAGTTTGTACATAGGTTTCAAACTCTAA
- a CDS encoding lmo0937 family membrane protein produces the protein MGNILYLTAVLLVVFWALGFFVYSIGSLIHILLVIAIIAVLMRIISGKQL, from the coding sequence ATGGGAAATATACTTTATCTAACTGCTGTATTGCTAGTAGTATTCTGGGCATTAGGTTTCTTTGTATATAGTATAGGGAGCTTAATTCACATTTTATTAGTCATTGCAATTATTGCAGTATTGATGCGAATTATTAGCGGAAAACAACTTTAA
- a CDS encoding YtxH domain-containing protein, translating into MKTNKVILGVIGGLATGAILGILFAPQSGKKTRRKIREKSRELKDNMKEDFDKMIQKIDAKYQSVSDDAHQFLHNGKAKIESETGKKN; encoded by the coding sequence ATGAAAACAAATAAAGTAATATTAGGAGTAATAGGCGGATTAGCAACCGGAGCCATTTTAGGAATCCTGTTTGCACCGCAAAGCGGAAAAAAAACCAGAAGAAAAATCAGAGAAAAATCGCGAGAACTCAAAGATAACATGAAAGAAGACTTTGATAAGATGATTCAGAAAATAGATGCCAAATACCAATCTGTTTCAGATGATGCCCATCAATTTCTTCACAATGGAAAAGCAAAAATTGAAAGCGAAACAGGAAAGAAAAACTAG
- a CDS encoding outer membrane beta-barrel protein, whose protein sequence is MIKSIKTIAMLALLTIGTTKALAQDISNDNYEQKFKLGIGASVGYPFEDPYKLNVGGDVRLQYDLSKKYSLTATTGFNNLFVTGDNNDLGYIPAKLGFKAFVLKDKFYLMGEAGAAFAVTNDYNDKSLLLSPGIGYATKYIDISVRYEYLPDFPALRNDNPDKGLGQVALRLAYGFKL, encoded by the coding sequence ATGATAAAATCAATTAAAACAATAGCAATGCTGGCTTTGCTAACAATTGGTACAACTAAAGCTCTAGCACAGGACATTTCTAATGATAATTACGAGCAAAAATTCAAATTAGGAATTGGTGCTTCTGTGGGTTATCCATTTGAAGATCCTTATAAATTAAATGTAGGTGGTGATGTTCGTTTACAATATGATTTATCCAAAAAATATTCACTTACAGCCACTACCGGATTCAATAATCTTTTTGTAACAGGAGATAATAATGATTTGGGCTATATTCCTGCCAAATTAGGTTTCAAGGCTTTTGTTTTAAAAGACAAATTCTATTTAATGGGTGAAGCAGGTGCTGCATTTGCAGTAACCAATGATTACAACGACAAATCCTTATTGTTAAGTCCCGGTATTGGATATGCCACAAAATACATTGATATAAGTGTTCGCTACGAATACTTACCTGATTTTCCAGCCCTAAGAAACGATAATCCCGATAAGGGATTAGGTCAAGTTGCTTTGCGTCTGGCCTACGGTTTTAAACTTTAG
- a CDS encoding DUF5723 family protein, whose translation MKKRIYLSLFAFASLCAANAQSYLGYVHDNYAGVQGVLYNPASIVDSRFKTDINLFSISSSVTNDLYGVKIFDVFKDGYDFDLEAKKSFSNANNVAFNTDIMGPSVMFNIAPKHSLAIFTRARAFINVVDVNGQVINDVTKDNSSSFPEAQVGSFNGVGNSWGELGLSYAAVLYQRGQHFLKGGITAKYLQGVANYHFKGTNITMAYNDTGSDLTSTYTTSGNAIYGSSQDFSLSSDVEINSSSRGFGVDLGLVYEWRPEYTADRADINDLKEVNKYKLRFGVSVTDIGSMKYADGVRNGYNLGGVFSQDDFDGYDSFDDFMEGEFGPGTTVNGAVKSNLPTAIHADVDWNIHNKFYLNANADFGVVSKTKLNQNSIANRVSVTPRYESKWFSAYVPISYMDYSKQAQVGFGLRTGVFFIGSGSILSNAVSKSSRAADIHLGFKIPVYQKKAKDQDGDGILDKDDECPTVAGPVENKGCPWGDRDNDGILDKDDKCPDVAGPAANNGCPWEDKDNDGVLDKDDKCPTVAGPKENAGCPWPDTDGDGVLDKDDKCPKVKGTLANNGCPEVTTEVIKKLNDFSKSILFDSSKATIKPESNSKLEEIVKVMNEYSNANFKLEGHTDSTGNAAKNLQLSKDRAAAVKDYLVAKGISADRLSSEGYGITKPIASNKTVEGRAENRRVEIILVK comes from the coding sequence ATGAAAAAGAGAATTTATCTTTCGTTGTTTGCTTTTGCAAGTTTATGCGCGGCAAATGCCCAGTCTTATTTAGGTTATGTTCATGATAATTATGCAGGTGTACAAGGTGTATTGTACAATCCTGCGTCTATTGTTGACTCTCGTTTTAAAACGGATATTAATTTGTTTTCAATTAGTTCTTCTGTTACTAACGACTTGTATGGCGTAAAGATTTTTGACGTTTTCAAAGACGGTTACGATTTTGATCTGGAGGCTAAAAAGAGTTTTAGTAACGCTAATAATGTGGCCTTTAATACAGATATTATGGGGCCATCTGTTATGTTTAACATCGCTCCAAAACATTCGTTAGCAATTTTTACAAGAGCAAGAGCTTTTATTAATGTTGTTGATGTAAACGGACAAGTAATTAATGATGTCACAAAAGATAATTCTTCTAGTTTTCCTGAGGCTCAGGTAGGAAGTTTTAACGGAGTTGGAAATTCATGGGGAGAATTAGGGCTTTCTTACGCTGCTGTTTTGTATCAAAGAGGTCAGCATTTCTTAAAAGGAGGTATTACTGCCAAGTATTTACAAGGTGTGGCTAATTATCATTTTAAGGGTACAAACATAACTATGGCGTATAATGATACCGGTTCGGATCTTACTAGTACCTATACTACATCTGGTAATGCTATTTACGGTTCAAGTCAGGATTTTTCACTTAGTTCAGATGTTGAAATTAATTCATCATCAAGAGGTTTTGGTGTTGATTTAGGTTTGGTTTACGAATGGAGACCGGAATACACTGCAGACAGGGCTGATATTAATGATTTGAAAGAAGTAAATAAATACAAGTTGCGTTTTGGTGTTTCGGTTACTGATATAGGTTCTATGAAATATGCAGATGGAGTTCGTAATGGTTATAATTTAGGAGGAGTATTTTCTCAGGATGATTTTGATGGTTATGATAGCTTTGATGATTTTATGGAAGGTGAATTTGGTCCAGGTACTACTGTTAACGGAGCAGTAAAATCTAATTTACCTACAGCTATTCATGCCGATGTGGACTGGAATATTCATAATAAATTCTATTTGAACGCTAATGCTGATTTTGGAGTAGTTAGCAAAACAAAATTAAATCAAAACAGTATTGCTAACCGTGTGAGTGTGACACCTCGTTACGAATCCAAATGGTTTAGTGCTTATGTTCCAATTTCGTATATGGATTATAGCAAACAGGCACAAGTGGGATTTGGTTTAAGAACAGGAGTGTTCTTCATTGGATCTGGTTCAATTCTATCTAATGCAGTTTCAAAAAGTTCAAGAGCTGCTGATATTCATTTAGGATTTAAGATTCCTGTATATCAAAAGAAAGCTAAAGATCAAGATGGAGACGGTATCTTAGATAAAGATGATGAATGTCCTACTGTAGCTGGTCCTGTTGAAAATAAAGGATGTCCATGGGGAGACAGAGACAATGATGGAATATTGGACAAAGATGATAAATGTCCGGACGTTGCCGGTCCTGCTGCTAATAATGGTTGTCCATGGGAAGATAAGGATAATGATGGTGTTTTAGACAAAGATGATAAATGTCCTACTGTTGCCGGTCCAAAAGAAAATGCAGGTTGCCCTTGGCCTGATACTGATGGAGATGGTGTTTTAGATAAAGACGATAAATGTCCAAAAGTAAAAGGAACTCTTGCTAATAATGGTTGTCCTGAAGTAACTACTGAAGTAATTAAAAAATTAAATGATTTCTCTAAATCTATTTTATTTGATTCTTCTAAAGCGACTATCAAACCAGAATCTAACAGTAAATTAGAAGAAATTGTAAAAGTGATGAACGAATACAGTAATGCTAATTTTAAATTAGAAGGACATACTGATAGTACTGGTAATGCTGCTAAAAACCTTCAATTATCTAAGGATAGAGCCGCTGCAGTAAAAGATTATTTAGTTGCTAAAGGTATTAGTGCTGACAGACTTTCGTCAGAAGGTTATGGAATCACTAAGCCAATTGCTTCTAACAAAACGGTAGAAGGAAGAGCTGAAAACCGTAGAGTTGAAATTATTCTGGTAAAATAA
- the prfA gene encoding peptide chain release factor 1, with product MLDRLQIVKQRFDEISDLIIQPDVIADQKRYVQLNKEYKDLKALAEKRDEYVLLMANIDEANEIIADGSDADMTEMAKMQLDEAKERLPILEEEIKFMLIPKDPEDAKNVMVEVRAGTGGDEASIFAGDLFRMYTKYCESRGWRTSVVDMNEGTSGGFKEIIFEVTGEDVYGTLKFEAGVHRVQRVPQTETQGRVHTSAATVMVLPEAEEFDVQIDMNDVRVDFFCSSGPGGQSVNTTKSAVRLTHIPTGLVAQCQDQKSQHKNKDKALNVLRSRLYEMELAKKQEEDASKRTSQVSSGDRSAKIRTYNYAQGRVTDHRIGLTLYDLGNIMNGDIQKIVDELQLVNNTEKLKEASEVF from the coding sequence ATGTTAGACAGACTTCAAATAGTGAAACAACGTTTTGATGAGATTTCGGATTTAATTATCCAACCGGATGTTATTGCCGATCAAAAACGTTATGTGCAGTTGAATAAAGAATATAAAGATCTTAAGGCCTTGGCTGAAAAAAGAGATGAATATGTTCTTTTGATGGCTAATATTGACGAAGCAAATGAAATTATTGCTGACGGAAGTGATGCAGATATGACCGAAATGGCTAAAATGCAACTGGATGAGGCTAAAGAAAGATTGCCTATTCTTGAGGAAGAAATCAAATTTATGTTGATTCCTAAAGATCCTGAAGATGCTAAGAATGTTATGGTGGAAGTTCGTGCCGGAACGGGTGGGGATGAAGCTAGTATTTTTGCAGGTGATTTATTTAGAATGTACACCAAATATTGTGAAAGCCGTGGTTGGAGAACATCGGTTGTGGATATGAACGAGGGAACTTCAGGAGGATTTAAAGAGATTATTTTTGAAGTTACCGGAGAAGATGTTTATGGAACTTTGAAGTTTGAAGCGGGAGTTCACCGTGTACAACGTGTACCGCAAACAGAAACTCAGGGACGTGTACATACATCGGCTGCGACGGTTATGGTTTTACCGGAAGCTGAGGAATTTGATGTTCAAATTGATATGAATGATGTGCGTGTGGATTTCTTCTGTTCGTCAGGACCTGGAGGACAATCGGTAAATACGACTAAATCGGCGGTGCGTTTGACACACATCCCGACCGGATTAGTGGCACAATGTCAGGATCAGAAATCACAACACAAAAATAAAGATAAGGCTTTAAATGTATTGCGTTCTCGTTTGTACGAAATGGAATTGGCTAAAAAACAAGAAGAAGATGCTTCTAAAAGAACTTCTCAGGTAAGTTCCGGAGACCGTTCGGCAAAAATCAGAACTTATAATTATGCTCAGGGTCGTGTAACCGATCATAGAATTGGATTAACACTATACGATTTAGGAAATATCATGAATGGCGATATTCAGAAGATTGTAGATGAGTTACAATTAGTAAATAATACTGAAAAACTAAAAGAAGCCAGTGAGGTTTTCTAA
- a CDS encoding MFS transporter — MILDYFNNLRQSPKGYRLATTAFFFISGFGYSSWASRIPAIKAQLHLSEAEFGAVLFAFPIGLMLTMPFTKRILNLFSSRYCMLSGAVLFNIILTLPGFVAYVWQLVLILLIFGASRNILNLSMNAQALEVQRLYPKSIMTTFHAIWSLAGFAGAGLGYVMVTQHIDPSFHLLGIGVAMLAVVSCFYPLTIETEPSKEESKFFSMPDKNLLKFAIICFVSMACENTMYDWSGIYFQNVLHASQKITTAAFVFFMTAVTLGRFLGDYAVMRFGIKNILFYSAIMISVGFLICFLLPFIIPTIIGFILIGVGVSCTVPLVFSIAGRSKSLSSGSALTSISTIGYLGFLVVPPMVGFISEALSMKWAFLVMALLGSVMIFMVNKISEDN, encoded by the coding sequence ATGATTTTAGACTATTTTAATAATTTACGTCAATCGCCAAAAGGGTATCGATTGGCAACAACCGCATTTTTCTTCATTTCTGGTTTTGGATATTCTTCATGGGCATCGCGAATTCCTGCTATTAAAGCTCAATTGCATTTATCGGAAGCTGAATTTGGAGCTGTTTTATTTGCTTTTCCAATTGGGTTAATGCTTACGATGCCGTTTACGAAAAGAATTCTGAATCTTTTCAGTAGTCGTTATTGTATGTTGTCAGGAGCTGTTTTGTTTAATATTATTTTGACATTACCTGGTTTTGTGGCATATGTGTGGCAGTTGGTTCTTATTCTTTTGATTTTTGGAGCTTCACGAAATATTTTGAATTTGTCGATGAATGCACAGGCGCTGGAAGTGCAACGCTTGTATCCTAAATCGATTATGACCACTTTTCATGCTATTTGGAGTTTAGCCGGATTTGCAGGTGCAGGTTTGGGTTATGTTATGGTGACACAACATATTGATCCATCCTTTCATTTGTTAGGTATTGGAGTAGCTATGCTAGCGGTGGTGAGTTGTTTTTATCCGTTAACAATAGAGACTGAACCATCGAAAGAAGAAAGTAAGTTCTTTTCTATGCCCGATAAAAATCTGTTAAAGTTTGCCATTATTTGTTTTGTATCGATGGCTTGCGAAAACACTATGTATGATTGGAGTGGAATTTATTTTCAGAATGTATTGCATGCTTCGCAAAAGATTACAACTGCGGCTTTTGTCTTTTTTATGACTGCGGTTACCTTGGGACGTTTTTTAGGGGATTATGCGGTGATGCGTTTTGGAATCAAAAACATTCTGTTTTACAGCGCTATAATGATTAGCGTTGGTTTTTTGATTTGTTTTCTATTACCGTTTATTATTCCAACTATTATAGGTTTTATTCTAATAGGTGTTGGTGTTTCCTGTACTGTTCCATTGGTGTTTAGTATAGCCGGAAGATCAAAAAGTTTGAGTAGTGGTTCGGCATTGACTTCCATATCGACTATTGGTTATCTTGGTTTTTTAGTGGTTCCGCCGATGGTTGGTTTCATTTCGGAAGCTTTGAGTATGAAATGGGCTTTTTTGGTTATGGCACTTTTAGGGAGTGTTATGATTTTTATGGTAAATAAAATTTCGGAGGATAATTAA
- a CDS encoding DUF6265 family protein: MQKITLLLSILLIASACKKNNNAEKDLIKKADWLIGNWENKTNLGTLSENWEKVNDSTFKAKSLFIKDKDTIHNESIILEQKGENLNYTTTIIGQNDNKPIRFQLNEDIENELIFENLKNDYPQKISYKKTSKTSLTTQISGLQSGKSSSEKYNMVKTK; this comes from the coding sequence ATGCAAAAAATAACTTTATTACTATCAATACTCTTGATTGCTTCGGCTTGTAAAAAAAACAATAATGCCGAAAAAGATTTAATAAAAAAAGCCGATTGGCTTATCGGAAATTGGGAAAACAAAACTAATCTTGGTACACTTTCTGAAAATTGGGAAAAAGTAAACGACAGCACATTTAAAGCCAAATCACTCTTTATAAAAGACAAAGACACCATTCATAACGAAAGTATCATTCTGGAACAAAAAGGAGAAAATTTAAATTATACCACAACCATAATAGGTCAAAACGATAACAAACCTATTCGTTTTCAACTAAATGAAGATATTGAAAACGAACTAATTTTTGAAAATCTTAAAAACGATTATCCTCAAAAAATCAGCTATAAAAAAACATCCAAAACCAGTTTAACAACTCAAATCTCCGGATTACAATCAGGTAAAAGCAGTAGCGAAAAATACAATATGGTTAAGACAAAATAA
- a CDS encoding family 43 glycosylhydrolase produces the protein MNKTKVFSIVVPLLITILSTNSYSQNPLNFGSNIFTADPSAHVWKDGKMYVYTSHDEECQTDFFMKDWYAFSSSYLVNWTDHGVIFSVKDLSWADNFAWAPDCAYKNGKYYFCFPVGTGFKDRVNPKNSTKWMGIGIAVSDSPTGPFKDAIGKPLWTTPYANDPCLFIDDDGKGYIYFNGGGDYLVAEMNNDLLSVKGEMYKMDWEVTNLKEKALGSLRETEFTIIPCLKKTES, from the coding sequence ATGAATAAAACAAAAGTATTTTCAATTGTAGTCCCACTACTTATTACAATTTTAAGCACTAATAGCTACTCCCAAAATCCGCTCAACTTTGGCAGTAATATATTCACTGCCGATCCTTCAGCCCACGTGTGGAAAGATGGAAAAATGTATGTGTACACCTCACATGACGAAGAATGTCAAACCGATTTTTTCATGAAAGACTGGTATGCGTTTTCTTCCAGTTATTTAGTCAATTGGACTGACCACGGAGTCATTTTTTCTGTTAAAGACCTTAGCTGGGCCGACAATTTTGCCTGGGCACCGGACTGTGCTTATAAAAATGGTAAATACTATTTCTGTTTTCCGGTTGGAACAGGTTTTAAAGATAGAGTTAATCCAAAAAACAGCACCAAATGGATGGGAATTGGTATTGCCGTGAGTGATTCTCCAACTGGTCCATTTAAAGATGCCATTGGAAAACCTTTATGGACAACTCCTTATGCTAATGATCCTTGCCTTTTTATAGATGATGATGGTAAAGGCTATATTTATTTTAATGGTGGTGGCGATTATTTAGTTGCTGAAATGAATAACGATTTACTCAGCGTAAAAGGCGAAATGTATAAAATGGATTGGGAGGTTACAAACCTAAAAGAGAAGGCCCTTGGGTCTTTAAGAGAAACGGAATTTACTATTATACCATGCCTGAAGAAAACAGAATCCTAA
- a CDS encoding glycoside hydrolase family protein — protein MPEENRILTYYTAKSPKGPWKYQGIIMDQEGESNNHHSIVEYKGKWVLFYHRWLENKSECGEKQRQVCAENLFFNEDGTIQKINRTDLGVGNTFK, from the coding sequence ATGCCTGAAGAAAACAGAATCCTAACTTATTATACTGCTAAATCTCCTAAAGGTCCTTGGAAATACCAAGGAATTATTATGGATCAAGAAGGCGAAAGTAATAATCATCATTCTATTGTAGAATACAAAGGAAAATGGGTTTTATTTTATCACAGATGGCTAGAAAACAAATCAGAATGTGGCGAAAAACAACGTCAGGTATGTGCTGAAAACCTATTTTTTAACGAAGATGGCACAATACAAAAAATCAACCGAACTGATTTAGGAGTAGGAAACACTTTTAAATAA
- a CDS encoding endonuclease III domain-containing protein, with translation MTDLHILRVVPRIGIINPTKDGLKAEKQLMAILPKEIWNEIGMAISFLGREICRPKPKCSECPINSVCKYSKKSI, from the coding sequence ATGACTGACCTTCATATTCTCCGGGTAGTTCCAAGGATCGGAATAATTAATCCAACAAAAGACGGATTGAAAGCAGAAAAACAATTAATGGCTATTTTACCAAAAGAAATTTGGAACGAAATCGGCATGGCAATTTCATTCTTAGGAAGAGAAATATGCAGACCGAAACCTAAATGTTCAGAATGCCCGATAAATTCAGTTTGTAAATATTCCAAAAAATCCATTTAA
- the thrS gene encoding threonine--tRNA ligase yields the protein MIKITLPDGSVREFAPGATPMDVAKSISEGFARNVISASFNGTTVETVTPLTTDGSLTLYTWNDADGKKAFWHSTSHVMAQVLEEMYPGIKLTLGPAIANGFYYDVDFEDQKITEADFKKIEDRVLEISRGKHEFKLRPVSKAEALELYKDNVYKTELISNLEDGTITFCDHDTFTDLCRGGHIPNTGLIKAMKVMSVAGAYWRGDEKNKQLTRVYGTSFPKQKDLTEYLALLEEAKRRDHRKLGKELELFAFSQKVGQGLPLWLPKGAALRDRLEQFLKKAQKKAGYEQVVTPHIGQKELYVTSGHYAKYGADSFQPINTPAEGEEFLLKPMNCPHHCEIYNVRPWSYKDLPKRYAEFGTVYRYEQSGELHGLTRVRGFTQDDAHIFCTPEQLDEEFKKVIDLVLYVFGSLGFENFTAQISLRDQENREKYIGTDENWEKAENAIINAARDKGLNTVVEYGEAAFYGPKLDFMVKDALGRQWQLGTIQVDYNLPERFDLTYKGSDNELHRPVMIHRAPFGSMERFIAILLEHTAGNFPLWLMPEQAIILSLSEKYENYAKKVLELLENHEIRGLIDNRNETIGKKIRDAELQKIPFMLIVGEEEEKNGTISIRRQGQEGKGNISVTIEEFATIVNEEINKTLKVFTV from the coding sequence ATGATTAAGATTACTTTGCCCGATGGGTCAGTTAGAGAGTTTGCGCCAGGCGCTACTCCGATGGATGTTGCTAAAAGCATTAGCGAAGGATTTGCAAGAAATGTAATTTCTGCTTCTTTCAATGGTACCACCGTAGAAACAGTAACTCCTTTGACCACGGACGGCAGTCTTACATTATATACATGGAATGATGCCGATGGAAAAAAAGCTTTTTGGCATTCGACTTCCCACGTTATGGCACAAGTACTGGAAGAAATGTATCCTGGAATCAAATTAACTCTTGGACCTGCAATTGCAAACGGCTTCTATTATGATGTGGATTTTGAAGATCAAAAAATTACCGAAGCTGATTTCAAGAAAATCGAAGATCGCGTACTTGAAATCTCTAGAGGAAAACACGAATTCAAATTACGTCCTGTTTCTAAAGCAGAAGCCTTAGAACTATATAAGGACAATGTATATAAAACAGAATTAATTTCGAATCTTGAAGACGGAACAATCACTTTTTGCGATCACGATACTTTTACCGACTTATGTCGTGGAGGACATATTCCGAATACAGGCCTTATAAAAGCAATGAAAGTAATGAGTGTTGCTGGTGCTTACTGGAGAGGTGATGAAAAAAACAAACAGTTGACTCGTGTTTATGGAACTTCTTTCCCTAAACAAAAAGATCTTACTGAATATTTAGCTTTATTAGAAGAAGCAAAACGTCGTGATCACCGTAAACTCGGAAAAGAATTAGAATTATTTGCTTTTTCTCAAAAAGTGGGTCAAGGCTTACCTTTATGGCTTCCAAAAGGAGCTGCCTTAAGAGACAGATTAGAACAATTCTTAAAAAAAGCACAGAAGAAAGCCGGTTATGAGCAAGTAGTCACTCCACATATTGGTCAAAAAGAACTTTATGTAACTTCTGGTCACTATGCAAAATACGGAGCAGACAGCTTCCAACCAATAAATACTCCAGCCGAAGGCGAAGAGTTCTTATTGAAACCTATGAACTGCCCTCATCACTGTGAAATTTATAATGTAAGACCCTGGTCTTATAAAGATTTACCAAAGCGTTATGCTGAATTTGGTACTGTTTATAGATATGAGCAGTCTGGAGAATTACATGGTTTGACTCGTGTAAGAGGATTTACTCAGGATGATGCCCATATTTTCTGCACTCCGGAACAATTAGATGAAGAATTCAAGAAAGTAATTGATCTTGTCCTTTATGTTTTTGGTTCATTAGGATTTGAAAACTTTACTGCTCAAATCTCATTAAGAGACCAAGAAAACAGAGAGAAATATATTGGTACAGATGAAAATTGGGAAAAAGCAGAAAATGCAATCATCAATGCTGCCCGTGACAAAGGATTAAACACCGTTGTTGAATATGGCGAAGCTGCCTTTTACGGACCAAAATTAGACTTCATGGTAAAAGATGCCCTTGGAAGACAATGGCAACTTGGAACTATTCAGGTAGATTACAACTTGCCAGAGCGTTTTGATTTAACTTATAAAGGGTCAGATAACGAATTACACCGACCAGTTATGATCCACAGAGCCCCTTTTGGATCTATGGAACGTTTTATAGCTATTTTACTGGAACACACAGCAGGAAATTTCCCTCTTTGGCTTATGCCAGAACAAGCTATTATCTTGTCTTTGAGCGAGAAATATGAAAATTATGCTAAAAAAGTTTTAGAATTGCTAGAAAATCACGAAATTCGCGGGCTAATTGACAACCGAAACGAAACAATTGGTAAGAAAATTAGGGATGCTGAATTGCAAAAAATCCCGTTCATGCTGATTGTAGGAGAGGAAGAAGAGAAAAACGGAACAATTTCAATCCGCCGTCAAGGTCAAGAAGGAAAAGGAAATATTAGCGTAACAATTGAAGAATTTGCTACAATTGTAAACGAAGAAATAAACAAAACATTAAAAGTATTTACAGTTTAA
- the infC gene encoding translation initiation factor IF-3, protein MAIRSNRGFQPRVEKKDAHRINNLIRVPEVRLVGENVEPGVFKTSEALRLADQFELDLVEISPNADPPVCKIMDYKKFVYEQKKREKILKAKSSQVVVKEIRFGPQTDEHDYEFKRKNAEKFLKEGAKLKAFVFFKGRSIIYKDQGQILLLRLAQDLEEHGKVEAMPVLEGKRMIMFIAPKKKK, encoded by the coding sequence ATAGCAATAAGAAGCAACAGAGGTTTTCAACCTCGCGTAGAAAAAAAAGATGCACACAGAATAAATAATCTTATTCGTGTACCAGAAGTACGATTAGTAGGTGAAAATGTAGAGCCAGGAGTTTTCAAAACTTCAGAAGCTTTGCGTTTAGCAGATCAATTTGAATTGGATTTAGTTGAAATTTCACCGAATGCAGATCCGCCGGTTTGTAAAATCATGGATTACAAAAAGTTTGTTTATGAGCAAAAGAAACGTGAAAAAATTCTAAAAGCGAAATCGTCACAAGTTGTCGTTAAGGAAATCCGTTTTGGTCCTCAAACAGATGAGCATGATTATGAATTTAAAAGAAAGAACGCTGAAAAATTCTTAAAAGAAGGTGCTAAATTGAAAGCATTTGTTTTCTTTAAAGGGCGTTCGATTATTTATAAAGATCAAGGTCAAATCTTATTATTAAGACTAGCTCAGGATTTAGAAGAACATGGTAAGGTGGAAGCAATGCCCGTTCTTGAAGGAAAGAGAATGATTATGTTCATCGCTCCTAAGAAAAAAAAGTAA
- the rpmI gene encoding 50S ribosomal protein L35 yields MPKMKTKSSAKKRFKVTGSGKIKRKHAFKSHILTKKSKKRKLALTHSALVHSTDMKSIKQQLRII; encoded by the coding sequence ATGCCTAAAATGAAAACCAAATCTAGCGCCAAGAAACGTTTTAAAGTTACTGGTTCTGGAAAGATCAAAAGAAAACACGCTTTTAAAAGTCACATCTTGACTAAAAAATCTAAGAAACGTAAATTAGCTTTGACTCACTCAGCGCTAGTTCACTCAACAGATATGAAAAGCATCAAACAACAATTAAGAATTATATAA